From the genome of Sphingobacterium kitahiroshimense, one region includes:
- a CDS encoding HdeD family acid-resistance protein, protein MEKSIVQKVLKFWYLPLIAGILYIIVGVYAAAAPFSSFLALSIFLSVGILISGVFELFYALSNRKNSDNWGWHLVGGMLNLFIGVLLIANTGLTALMLSVFIGVWLLFRSIATIANAFEIKRAGIGNWGWILFTGILGVLFSFLLLWNPLIAGITIGIWMGIGLITVGVMHVVLSLIGRRLKKINENLDNRDNRYSEIN, encoded by the coding sequence ATGGAGAAAAGTATTGTTCAAAAGGTTTTAAAATTCTGGTATTTACCTTTAATTGCTGGCATATTGTATATTATAGTGGGTGTCTATGCAGCGGCTGCACCTTTTAGCTCTTTTCTGGCTTTGAGTATATTTTTAAGTGTCGGGATTTTGATCAGTGGCGTATTTGAATTGTTTTATGCATTATCGAACCGTAAGAACAGTGATAATTGGGGTTGGCATTTGGTTGGTGGTATGCTGAATTTGTTTATTGGTGTATTGCTTATTGCCAATACGGGATTGACAGCATTGATGTTATCGGTATTTATTGGAGTTTGGTTATTATTTAGATCTATTGCTACGATAGCTAATGCATTTGAGATCAAACGTGCTGGAATTGGTAATTGGGGCTGGATCTTGTTTACCGGTATCTTGGGAGTTTTGTTTTCATTCTTGTTGCTTTGGAACCCCTTAATAGCAGGTATTACCATTGGTATCTGGATGGGGATAGGATTAATAACGGTAGGGGTCATGCATGTAGTATTAAGCCTTATTGGTCGAAGATTAAAGAAAATCAATGAAAATCTGGATAATAGAGACAATCGCTATAGCGAAATAAATTAG
- a CDS encoding condensation domain-containing protein, with protein MIKRKLLMVERIMYVDSTTPLNAVFTAKIKGELSEAQIHTALVKIQKKHALLRATIDNSNEKQPLFVEQKNIDSIPLRIIERKTDQDWLTESEKEWYRLFVEKNKPLAQLVWLKSDCVSEILWVMPHCICDGTTIANLMREFLCLLDDPSLSLETYKPYQSIHEFLPVEYSSKNKKFKSEFYLGLARLFFLIKRCSKKKASDANYALHWKLDLQTTNQIIKKCKTNGISVHTFICAVFMQAFQQIQGKSAKGKVISPVDIRHFIPEIKEDHVFAFAPTVELTLKSGSLLENAKRIKQDLLHKINKMNVRELLWVGEQMHPIVQKMIAILRSAPGGHDITLSNMGKLNIPDNFKNFELETLYSPTVAFPWLNPNTLVISTFKNQMDFILMSNADFLTKDQAIAIKDQATQLLNEPL; from the coding sequence ATGATAAAGAGAAAATTATTGATGGTAGAGAGGATCATGTATGTGGACTCTACTACACCTTTAAATGCTGTTTTTACAGCAAAAATCAAAGGAGAATTATCAGAAGCACAGATACATACCGCCTTAGTTAAAATACAAAAAAAGCATGCATTACTAAGAGCAACAATAGATAATAGCAACGAGAAGCAACCACTCTTTGTTGAACAGAAAAATATTGACTCCATCCCACTTCGTATCATTGAACGAAAAACGGATCAGGATTGGCTTACCGAATCGGAAAAAGAATGGTATCGTTTATTTGTAGAAAAAAACAAACCATTAGCACAACTAGTTTGGCTCAAAAGCGACTGCGTATCCGAGATTCTTTGGGTCATGCCCCACTGCATCTGTGATGGCACAACAATCGCCAACTTAATGCGCGAGTTTCTTTGTTTACTGGATGACCCATCGTTATCATTAGAAACGTACAAGCCCTACCAGTCTATCCATGAATTCCTGCCTGTGGAATACAGCAGTAAAAACAAAAAGTTCAAATCAGAATTCTATTTAGGGTTAGCGCGATTATTTTTTCTAATAAAACGATGCAGCAAAAAAAAAGCTTCGGACGCCAATTATGCCCTACACTGGAAATTAGATCTGCAAACTACCAATCAAATCATTAAAAAATGTAAAACGAATGGTATCTCGGTACATACTTTTATTTGCGCCGTCTTTATGCAGGCATTTCAACAAATACAAGGGAAGAGTGCCAAGGGCAAAGTAATTAGCCCTGTTGATATCCGTCACTTTATACCAGAAATCAAAGAAGACCATGTATTTGCATTTGCACCTACAGTCGAACTCACGTTGAAATCAGGAAGTCTATTAGAAAATGCAAAAAGAATCAAACAAGACCTCCTGCATAAAATAAACAAAATGAACGTAAGAGAACTTCTTTGGGTAGGCGAACAAATGCACCCCATTGTCCAGAAAATGATAGCCATACTGCGATCAGCTCCAGGTGGTCATGATATAACCCTGTCCAATATGGGTAAACTCAATATACCAGATAACTTCAAAAATTTTGAACTTGAAACACTATATAGTCCTACAGTTGCGTTTCCTTGGCTCAACCCGAACACACTGGTTATAAGCACTTTTAAGAACCAAATGGATTTCATATTGATGTCTAATGCCGATTTTCTAACTAAAGATCAAGCTATTGCAATTAAAGATCAAGCGACGCAATTATTAAACGAGCCTTTATGA
- a CDS encoding condensation domain-containing protein has protein sequence MKRKLLFGERMLLGDGTEPFNAVIPFRLKGSFDEAAIQHALFRIQEKHPWLKALISHDQKQIPWFEVPQKDIPIPIRVITRKTDDDWLHESKKEWNTSFDGHKLPLIRFIWIKGQEVSDMLLVFHHCICDGGSAMSLLREFLVVLDNPTVDIGIEKPIFGIQDVVPQNLLASRKQKFKAKFIGRLAATAIKFIPIGKRTVERKEDYLIHWKFDKELSRQIITHCKSKGFTVNTFLCAILLQAFSKVRGKAAFNKVSCPVDIRRFAPQIKDDHLFAFGLMIVLSSNKKISFEDNLHFMQESVDRKTTKLNPYITMMVMESAHDALDNFTKLLKNGKSSNDCMFSNLGRIQIPHEYKSFTLDTIFSPTVIGPLGNTTTLVTSTFRDEMDFSFVASEGYLPHAEALAMRDEINQTIQLQLDSLITA, from the coding sequence ATGAAAAGAAAATTGTTATTTGGAGAACGTATGCTTTTGGGTGATGGAACAGAACCCTTCAATGCGGTTATTCCATTTAGACTAAAAGGATCGTTTGACGAAGCAGCCATTCAACATGCTTTATTTAGAATTCAAGAAAAACATCCTTGGCTAAAAGCACTTATTAGTCATGATCAAAAACAAATACCTTGGTTTGAAGTACCCCAAAAGGATATTCCAATACCAATACGCGTAATAACCAGAAAAACAGATGATGATTGGTTACATGAATCAAAAAAAGAATGGAATACATCATTTGATGGTCATAAACTGCCCCTGATAAGATTCATCTGGATAAAAGGACAAGAAGTTTCCGATATGCTGTTGGTTTTTCACCACTGTATATGTGATGGTGGTTCTGCTATGTCCTTGTTGCGCGAATTTCTAGTCGTACTGGACAACCCTACTGTGGATATTGGTATAGAGAAGCCCATATTTGGTATTCAGGACGTCGTTCCTCAAAACTTACTTGCTAGTCGTAAACAAAAGTTCAAAGCCAAGTTCATCGGCCGTTTGGCCGCTACTGCTATTAAATTTATTCCTATTGGCAAAAGAACAGTCGAACGTAAAGAAGACTACCTGATTCACTGGAAATTTGACAAAGAATTAAGCAGACAAATCATCACCCATTGCAAATCAAAAGGTTTCACAGTCAACACATTCCTATGTGCGATCTTACTTCAAGCATTTTCAAAAGTAAGAGGAAAGGCAGCTTTCAACAAAGTCTCCTGTCCTGTGGATATTAGAAGATTTGCCCCACAGATAAAGGACGATCATCTTTTTGCATTTGGACTCATGATAGTATTATCCTCGAATAAAAAGATAAGTTTCGAAGACAATCTACATTTCATGCAAGAAAGCGTAGACCGCAAAACCACTAAGCTCAATCCCTACATCACCATGATGGTTATGGAATCAGCACATGATGCTTTAGATAATTTCACCAAGTTATTAAAAAATGGAAAATCATCGAATGATTGTATGTTTTCAAATTTAGGTCGCATTCAAATTCCACATGAGTATAAATCCTTTACATTGGACACTATTTTCAGTCCAACTGTCATCGGTCCATTGGGAAATACGACTACACTTGTAACATCCACCTTTAGAGACGAAATGGATTTTTCCTTTGTTGCAAGCGAAGGATATTTACCACATGCAGAAGCATTAGCTATGCGAGATGAAATAAACCAAACGATCCAACTACAACTAGATTCTTTGATAACAGCATGA
- a CDS encoding glycosyltransferase has translation MAKYVFVVPPLTGHVNPTLSIGAELLHRGHEVAWISLDKNLISKLPEGGQLLLIQYDQTDDEKQASEQYLDIISRKVVYGIDSIKFLYEDVLIPLNRHCYNGIITLLKAFQPDLIISDQQLFAGPIAAKTLGIPYCTTVTAPAAIKIMNELPKVHEWEVNQIVALQQELGILDAHSLACSDLMTLVLTSKDFFGEMELTSNYQFTGPVLTTRRTSSQFDWDTFHKDTNRKILVSIGTTFDHDHKKAFFQKIIDAFQDEQIMAVVVSDPKLFDQWPDNFIVYEQVPQLELLPHLDAVVCHGGHNTVSETLIHGLPLVVIPIAYDQSHVAGRVVRTGAGERLNFNRFKSHHLKDAVYTILDDPSYRKAAQSVGQSFIDAGGTSTAADLLEQTITTITAKSMIKSKFLFVIPPFFGHISPTLSVGASLIARGHEVKWFGITPLDSKHIPEGGSYYYPEEELIPHQNEIKRILKRQDDGPACSGPEVMKLALEETYVPFAKMMMPGLTRLTQNWQPDVIINDCITFGGALFAHKHNIPCVTTTPVPPDVMGDTEKSAPKIFEWQQNLIKGLQKEVGIYDEGIFIHSHKLNMVFTSQAFAGFDTVPPHMKFVGPVKGRPNDAPFDWEKLNASTTPKIFVSLGTLLVDIRKAFFEKIIAAFADQPVTIVAATPPEIFDEWPSNFIVSSFVPQSALMPHMDMVICHGGFNTVNDTFRNGLPMLITPIAYDHFHIAKLIEQAGCGISIRYKRLRVEALRETVFELLENPKYRDAAKEVLNTFTAAGGNDKAVALLENFAEKEQATLATV, from the coding sequence ATGGCTAAATATGTATTCGTTGTTCCACCTTTAACAGGCCATGTCAATCCAACCTTAAGTATCGGTGCCGAATTACTGCATAGAGGGCATGAAGTTGCATGGATCAGCCTCGATAAAAACCTGATTTCCAAGCTTCCAGAAGGCGGACAACTACTACTCATTCAATATGATCAAACGGATGATGAAAAACAGGCAAGTGAACAATACCTGGACATCATTTCCCGAAAGGTCGTTTATGGTATCGATAGTATCAAGTTTTTATACGAAGACGTTCTCATCCCCCTAAATAGACACTGCTATAACGGTATCATTACCTTATTAAAAGCATTCCAACCAGATTTGATCATTTCAGACCAGCAATTATTTGCAGGTCCAATTGCGGCAAAAACACTTGGAATCCCATATTGTACCACTGTTACAGCTCCAGCAGCTATTAAAATCATGAATGAACTGCCAAAAGTTCACGAATGGGAAGTCAATCAAATCGTGGCATTACAGCAAGAATTAGGAATTCTTGACGCGCATTCATTGGCCTGTTCTGATTTAATGACGCTTGTTTTGACATCCAAAGATTTCTTTGGTGAAATGGAACTAACTTCAAATTATCAATTTACGGGTCCTGTTTTGACAACGCGCCGAACATCAAGTCAATTTGATTGGGATACATTTCATAAAGATACCAATAGAAAGATCTTGGTCAGTATTGGTACAACTTTCGATCATGACCATAAAAAAGCATTTTTTCAAAAAATAATTGATGCATTCCAAGACGAACAAATTATGGCAGTAGTCGTATCAGATCCTAAGCTTTTTGACCAATGGCCAGATAATTTCATCGTCTATGAGCAAGTACCGCAATTGGAGCTCTTACCACATTTAGATGCTGTTGTTTGTCATGGTGGTCACAATACAGTTTCCGAAACATTAATTCATGGCTTACCACTAGTTGTTATCCCGATTGCATACGACCAATCGCATGTAGCTGGTCGTGTCGTACGTACAGGTGCTGGTGAACGTTTAAATTTTAACAGATTTAAATCGCATCACTTAAAAGATGCCGTTTACACCATCTTGGATGATCCAAGTTATCGCAAAGCTGCTCAATCCGTTGGTCAATCATTTATTGATGCTGGTGGCACTTCCACAGCTGCAGACTTATTAGAACAAACAATCACGACCATAACAGCTAAATCCATGATAAAATCTAAATTTTTATTTGTTATCCCTCCGTTTTTTGGACATATCAGCCCGACATTGAGCGTAGGAGCAAGTCTTATTGCCCGTGGCCACGAAGTCAAATGGTTTGGTATTACCCCATTGGACAGCAAACATATTCCAGAAGGAGGATCTTATTATTATCCTGAAGAAGAACTTATTCCGCATCAGAATGAAATTAAACGTATTCTAAAAAGACAGGATGACGGCCCAGCCTGTTCAGGTCCTGAAGTCATGAAACTAGCATTAGAGGAAACATATGTTCCATTTGCCAAAATGATGATGCCAGGATTAACGCGTCTAACGCAAAACTGGCAACCTGATGTCATCATCAATGACTGTATTACTTTTGGAGGAGCACTTTTTGCGCACAAACACAATATTCCTTGCGTTACGACTACTCCTGTCCCTCCGGATGTAATGGGTGATACCGAAAAGAGCGCACCCAAAATATTCGAATGGCAGCAAAATCTGATCAAAGGACTCCAAAAAGAAGTGGGCATTTATGATGAAGGAATTTTTATTCATTCGCATAAATTAAATATGGTATTTACCTCACAGGCTTTTGCCGGTTTTGATACCGTTCCACCGCACATGAAATTTGTCGGTCCAGTAAAAGGACGTCCCAACGATGCACCTTTTGATTGGGAAAAGTTAAATGCATCTACCACACCAAAAATATTTGTATCATTAGGTACCCTGTTGGTCGATATTCGAAAAGCCTTCTTTGAAAAAATCATTGCAGCCTTTGCCGATCAACCAGTCACTATTGTAGCAGCTACTCCACCCGAAATTTTTGACGAATGGCCTTCCAATTTTATCGTAAGCAGTTTTGTACCCCAATCAGCATTAATGCCACACATGGATATGGTTATCTGTCATGGTGGTTTCAATACGGTTAATGATACTTTCCGCAATGGATTGCCGATGTTAATTACTCCGATTGCCTATGATCATTTTCATATCGCAAAATTAATTGAACAAGCAGGTTGTGGTATCAGTATCCGATACAAACGATTACGAGTAGAAGCACTACGTGAAACCGTTTTTGAATTATTGGAAAATCCTAAATACAGAGATGCTGCTAAAGAAGTGTTAAACACCTTTACCGCTGCTGGCGGGAATGACAAAGCGGTAGCATTGTTAGAAAATTTTGCAGAAAAAGAACAAGCAACATTAGCGACAGTATAA
- a CDS encoding alpha/beta fold hydrolase, with translation MPIIDINNKKVHIQELNKGAKQTVVLIHGMFSNLSVYYFNIAPILAQHFHVVMYDLKSHGMSERVLTGYDLDHMATDLLDLMDHLQLEQVFLVGYSFGGLIALKTAIISPSRIQKLVIMEAPDPQDEKARDIIEEYSKEFLEHYVANFTDTTKVKMGKRQMEKNHRQYEFLFQQTSIKTDMVTEKHFLEDIRHAQLPMPSLLLYGADSNCRPTGEWLKEQINHASLKLIPGDHNIPIQEPTRIAETIVHFFTNIFIKNYG, from the coding sequence ATGCCAATAATTGACATAAACAACAAAAAAGTTCATATACAAGAGCTAAACAAAGGTGCTAAGCAAACCGTGGTATTGATCCACGGTATGTTTAGCAATCTTTCTGTTTATTATTTTAATATTGCGCCAATCTTGGCGCAGCACTTTCACGTGGTGATGTATGACTTGAAAAGTCATGGAATGAGCGAACGTGTTTTGACCGGCTATGATCTGGATCATATGGCGACGGACCTGTTAGACCTGATGGATCATCTGCAGCTCGAGCAAGTATTCCTAGTTGGTTATAGCTTTGGAGGTCTTATTGCCTTAAAAACCGCTATAATCAGCCCAAGTCGCATACAGAAACTCGTTATCATGGAAGCTCCTGATCCACAAGATGAGAAAGCACGTGATATCATCGAAGAGTACAGTAAGGAATTTCTGGAACACTACGTCGCTAACTTTACCGATACGACTAAAGTCAAAATGGGTAAAAGACAGATGGAAAAAAACCATCGTCAATATGAATTCTTGTTTCAACAAACCAGTATCAAAACAGATATGGTCACGGAGAAGCATTTTCTAGAAGACATTCGTCATGCGCAATTGCCCATGCCGTCCCTATTGCTGTATGGAGCTGATTCAAATTGCAGACCAACTGGCGAATGGCTAAAAGAGCAGATCAATCATGCATCACTTAAGTTAATACCGGGTGATCATAACATTCCTATACAAGAACCTACTCGTATAGCAGAAACCATCGTTCATTTTTTCACCAACATCTTTATCAAAAATTATGGCTAA
- a CDS encoding acyl carrier protein, translated as MDTVNPTLKMNHEELFTLLKGFITEVIGEEFVEEMDITPESSFTKDLEMDSIEIVSFSEKIKTYFGDQIDFTGWLSSMDLDQLINLDLRMIINYIYECQ; from the coding sequence ATGGACACTGTAAACCCAACATTAAAAATGAACCACGAAGAGTTATTCACACTTTTAAAAGGTTTTATTACAGAAGTAATAGGTGAAGAATTTGTAGAAGAAATGGATATCACTCCTGAAAGCTCTTTTACAAAAGATCTGGAAATGGACAGTATTGAGATTGTATCATTTTCAGAGAAAATCAAAACATATTTTGGCGATCAAATCGATTTTACAGGATGGTTATCTTCTATGGATCTAGATCAATTGATCAACCTTGACCTCCGCATGATTATCAACTATATCTACGAATGCCAATAA
- a CDS encoding type I polyketide synthase, with product MTNTDVAIVGLSCVFPGAKDAATFWQNIVNKVDATQEAPEDRIDPVHFSKNSNAIDRFYCKRGGFIPDYTFDPTAFGILPLAVEGTEPDHLLTLDLVQKALEDAGVFRKQVSLEKTGIIIGKGNYAGPGATRAIEIVRTGEQISSLLQELLPEVSSADLEKVKQAFQERKGRFSADTAMGLIPNLVASLVANRFNLGGVAFTVDAACASALIAVDHAVRELHRGRCNMVVAGGVHTGQNAAFWSIFTQLGALSRQEKIRPFSKDADGLLIGEGCGFVVLKRLEDAIQDQDKIYAVIKGVGVSSDGSGTSVMSPSVKGQLKALQQAWSNANLDEKQIGYLEAHGTGTPLGDKTELQTLAQFFGKDDDAQSAGIGSVKSNIGHAMPAAGIAGLIKTCLALHHDILPPTLYCEDPNADMQLTRFAPVQDAKNWSQTGLPKIAAVNAFGFGGINAHVVLEGYDMPKKDPVLLLARNSQEELLIALQNNEHTVGEGDHRIAIFDPTPERIQKAVKIVSKGNPWRSKQDIWYTATPLLKNGGKIAFVFPGLDGLAKGEVDTVSRYFGLTAPIETEGEGLLTEALAIFNKCSILDSALKKLGIYPDMNAGHSLGEWLAGYSSELAEASSVTALINVLHPSTFELKDSKFIAIGTGIEQISPIIEQIPNLYISNDNCPHQVILCGSNTALDTLVPILKSNQIFHQILPFQSGFHTPFVADKLDVILAGMDQVRFQETKIPLWSATTLAPYPKDQNAIRKLSAEHLVQPVRFRELTKKLYEEGARFFIQVGAGGLIGFIDDTLKGKPFSTITSSGPTRSALAQLQRVISALFVEGKTVALDFLDLHATTTTKSTANSIKLQLGLPIIRNFNEVKSLAKSFGTAAPLRATTSKVSHPLVQAFQENIADMISMQEEVLALFQQRSENNLLNSTTAPLTPDTAHSPSSVSVVHALASTSFTKLLQVSLDSDPYLIDHSLLRQPAGWTPVSDMEPVIPMTMIFELLAETAQAEIPGTQVHKIKHVNVFQWMNVAKTFEKTIKGEWRASHHAYLDIENFANAEVLLKSSAIPVPAFNLSIGDLLPIHRTPEEIYENHMFHGQAYQGITEIMAVGTKGIIGMIKGNGGKGSLLDNAGQLFGLWLQLTLTQDRIAFPVKIREIEFFEEMLDQEGMFECTCMLTELNAEFAIGEIILKRDGKVWCAISGWQNRRLEIDDALWNVSMSPSHNRLSEQITPEVFYFHQAYSRVASWDFVLKRYFNQTEKQHHAKLMPNKRKTWMVSRVAVKDAVRHLLLKQKGDAHYPITFEISTDEAGKPYLIGEATDNIHVSLAHKGKDAVAIARYDRPVGIDMEIIEERSAGFYPLVFTDAELQLLKERNQAEWTTRFWVAKEAYGKFIGKGLQGNPKAYAVEKILDDHLWINNIEIKTIKHNNYIIGWTL from the coding sequence ATGACAAATACAGATGTTGCGATCGTTGGACTATCATGTGTCTTCCCCGGAGCAAAAGATGCAGCTACTTTTTGGCAAAATATTGTCAATAAAGTTGATGCGACGCAAGAAGCTCCAGAAGATCGGATCGACCCCGTTCATTTTAGTAAAAACAGCAATGCAATAGATCGCTTTTATTGTAAGCGAGGTGGTTTTATCCCAGACTATACTTTTGACCCAACTGCCTTCGGTATTTTACCGTTGGCAGTGGAAGGTACTGAGCCTGACCACCTATTAACACTCGATCTCGTACAAAAAGCGTTGGAAGATGCGGGTGTATTCCGTAAACAGGTATCACTTGAGAAAACCGGTATCATCATTGGTAAAGGAAACTATGCTGGCCCAGGTGCGACTCGTGCTATTGAGATCGTACGTACCGGTGAACAGATTTCTTCTTTACTACAAGAGCTACTGCCAGAAGTATCTTCAGCAGACCTAGAAAAAGTCAAACAAGCTTTTCAGGAACGTAAAGGACGCTTTAGTGCCGATACAGCCATGGGATTAATTCCCAATTTGGTCGCTTCTCTAGTTGCCAACCGCTTCAATTTAGGTGGTGTTGCATTTACAGTCGATGCTGCTTGTGCCAGTGCGCTAATTGCTGTTGACCATGCGGTACGGGAACTCCACCGAGGACGATGCAATATGGTTGTCGCCGGTGGTGTACATACAGGTCAAAATGCAGCCTTTTGGAGTATTTTCACACAACTAGGCGCCTTATCCAGACAAGAAAAAATCAGACCTTTCAGTAAAGATGCCGATGGGTTATTGATCGGTGAAGGTTGCGGTTTTGTTGTTTTAAAACGATTAGAAGATGCGATTCAGGATCAAGATAAAATATATGCTGTCATAAAAGGTGTAGGTGTGAGTAGTGATGGTAGTGGCACTAGCGTCATGAGTCCATCTGTCAAAGGTCAGTTAAAAGCTCTTCAACAAGCTTGGAGCAATGCCAATCTCGATGAAAAACAAATCGGATATTTAGAGGCACATGGTACAGGAACACCCCTTGGAGATAAAACAGAACTGCAGACTTTAGCGCAATTTTTCGGAAAGGATGACGATGCTCAAAGCGCTGGTATTGGCTCTGTCAAATCAAACATAGGTCACGCCATGCCTGCTGCAGGTATAGCAGGATTGATCAAAACCTGTTTGGCACTTCATCATGACATTTTACCACCGACACTGTACTGCGAAGATCCAAACGCAGACATGCAGCTCACCCGATTTGCTCCTGTACAGGATGCTAAAAACTGGTCTCAGACTGGTTTGCCTAAAATAGCGGCTGTCAATGCTTTTGGATTTGGTGGTATCAACGCGCATGTCGTGCTTGAAGGCTATGATATGCCGAAAAAAGATCCAGTTCTGCTTCTTGCGAGAAACAGTCAAGAGGAACTTCTTATAGCTTTGCAAAACAACGAGCATACAGTCGGTGAAGGTGACCATCGGATTGCAATCTTCGACCCGACTCCAGAACGAATACAAAAAGCAGTGAAGATTGTCTCTAAAGGCAACCCGTGGCGCAGCAAACAGGATATTTGGTATACCGCAACACCTCTACTAAAAAATGGTGGCAAAATTGCCTTCGTATTCCCAGGCTTAGATGGCCTTGCAAAAGGCGAAGTAGATACTGTGAGCCGTTATTTTGGATTGACAGCACCCATCGAAACTGAGGGTGAAGGATTATTAACAGAAGCATTAGCTATTTTTAATAAGTGTAGCATACTGGATAGCGCTTTAAAAAAATTGGGCATATACCCTGATATGAATGCTGGACATAGTTTGGGCGAATGGCTTGCGGGCTACTCATCCGAATTGGCAGAAGCGAGCTCTGTAACAGCCTTGATCAATGTACTCCATCCATCAACTTTTGAATTAAAAGATTCAAAATTTATTGCGATCGGTACGGGTATTGAACAGATATCACCCATTATTGAGCAGATACCTAATCTCTATATTTCGAATGATAACTGCCCACACCAAGTCATCCTTTGCGGTAGCAATACTGCTCTAGATACTTTGGTGCCTATATTAAAATCGAACCAGATATTTCACCAGATATTGCCCTTCCAGTCAGGTTTTCATACACCATTTGTGGCCGACAAGCTTGATGTGATCTTAGCGGGTATGGATCAGGTTCGTTTCCAAGAGACAAAAATTCCCTTATGGTCAGCAACAACCTTAGCACCCTATCCAAAGGATCAAAATGCAATCAGAAAATTAAGTGCCGAGCATCTTGTACAACCGGTTCGTTTTCGAGAACTGACTAAAAAACTCTATGAAGAGGGCGCACGCTTCTTTATTCAGGTCGGTGCCGGCGGGTTAATCGGTTTTATTGATGACACATTAAAAGGTAAACCATTCAGTACAATTACGTCAAGCGGTCCTACTCGTTCAGCACTGGCCCAGTTACAACGTGTCATCAGTGCTCTTTTTGTTGAAGGTAAGACCGTCGCACTAGATTTTCTAGATTTGCACGCAACCACAACAACAAAGTCAACAGCAAACAGCATAAAACTTCAACTGGGTTTACCGATTATCCGGAACTTTAACGAAGTTAAGTCCTTAGCCAAATCATTTGGAACAGCAGCACCACTACGTGCTACAACTAGCAAAGTTAGTCATCCGCTTGTCCAAGCCTTTCAGGAAAACATAGCAGATATGATCAGTATGCAAGAAGAAGTATTGGCTCTTTTCCAACAGCGTTCTGAGAACAATTTATTGAACAGTACCACTGCTCCCCTAACTCCAGATACAGCGCACTCACCTTCAAGCGTAAGTGTCGTTCATGCACTAGCAAGTACAAGTTTCACTAAACTTTTACAAGTCAGTTTAGACAGCGATCCGTATTTAATCGATCATAGTTTGCTTAGACAGCCTGCTGGTTGGACACCTGTTTCAGATATGGAACCGGTCATTCCGATGACGATGATCTTTGAGCTACTAGCGGAAACAGCACAGGCTGAAATACCAGGAACACAAGTACATAAAATTAAGCATGTGAATGTATTCCAATGGATGAATGTGGCAAAGACATTTGAGAAAACCATAAAAGGTGAATGGCGAGCATCACATCATGCCTATCTAGATATTGAAAATTTTGCGAATGCCGAGGTCCTTTTAAAAAGTTCAGCAATACCAGTACCTGCATTCAATTTATCTATTGGAGATTTGTTACCAATCCATAGAACACCTGAAGAAATCTATGAAAATCATATGTTTCATGGACAAGCCTATCAGGGTATCACAGAAATTATGGCCGTTGGAACCAAAGGTATCATTGGTATGATTAAAGGTAATGGGGGGAAAGGATCATTATTGGACAATGCAGGCCAGTTATTTGGTTTGTGGTTACAGCTCACTTTAACGCAAGATCGGATCGCTTTTCCTGTTAAAATCAGAGAAATTGAATTCTTCGAAGAGATGCTTGACCAAGAAGGTATGTTTGAATGTACCTGTATGCTGACGGAGTTAAATGCAGAATTTGCTATTGGAGAAATCATACTCAAGCGAGATGGAAAAGTATGGTGTGCGATCAGTGGATGGCAAAACCGAAGACTGGAAATTGATGACGCCTTATGGAACGTTTCCATGTCCCCTTCGCATAACCGTTTATCTGAGCAAATAACTCCTGAAGTATTCTATTTCCACCAAGCTTACTCTCGAGTTGCATCTTGGGATTTTGTACTTAAGCGTTATTTCAACCAAACAGAGAAACAACACCACGCGAAGTTGATGCCCAATAAACGAAAAACCTGGATGGTTAGTCGAGTAGCAGTAAAAGATGCTGTTCGTCACCTTTTACTCAAACAAAAAGGAGATGCACACTACCCCATTACTTTTGAAATAAGTACTGATGAAGCAGGTAAACCCTATCTTATTGGTGAGGCTACGGATAACATCCACGTTTCATTAGCCCACAAAGGAAAAGACGCCGTTGCTATTGCACGCTATGATAGACCAGTAGGTATTGATATGGAGATTATAGAAGAACGTAGCGCTGGATTCTATCCACTGGTATTTACCGATGCTGAGCTCCAATTATTAAAAGAGAGAAATCAAGCAGAGTGGACGACCCGCTTTTGGGTAGCCAAAGAAGCCTATGGAAAATTCATCGGTAAAGGACTACAGGGAAATCCCAAAGCATATGCTGTCGAAAAAATTCTTGACGATCACCTGTGGATCAACAATATTGAAATTAAAACTATAAAACATAATAATTATATTATCGGATGGACACTGTAA